Proteins encoded by one window of Bradyrhizobium sp. B097:
- a CDS encoding LuxR C-terminal-related transcriptional regulator gives MIALLGRPDPATTQAIQFARGILEGSATAFYEVDGNLTLNRFVLSSNVPPSFHDQYLAGMNRLDPLHPRSASNRPIARLSIALDQCASQEAATYRAFAGQCGVADMIEFFFRRNDRIVAGMSVLWAPGCTIPDGSMHIAEKIHDYLEFNLTSRLSPNPDEPARYGLTSREMEVVELLCCGRTNREIGECLSIGLATVKTHLIHIFEKLGVETRSAVVALMSRPH, from the coding sequence ATGATCGCGCTTCTGGGCCGACCGGATCCGGCAACCACGCAAGCCATCCAGTTCGCGCGCGGGATTCTCGAGGGTTCGGCGACCGCGTTCTACGAGGTCGACGGCAATCTGACCCTCAACCGCTTCGTGCTCTCTAGCAACGTTCCGCCGAGCTTCCACGACCAGTATCTTGCCGGCATGAACCGGCTCGATCCGTTGCATCCGCGCTCCGCGAGCAACCGGCCGATCGCCCGGCTGAGCATCGCGCTCGACCAATGCGCGTCCCAGGAGGCGGCGACCTACCGTGCCTTCGCCGGCCAATGCGGCGTCGCCGACATGATCGAGTTCTTCTTCCGCCGCAACGACCGGATCGTGGCCGGAATGAGCGTGCTCTGGGCGCCGGGCTGCACGATTCCCGACGGCAGCATGCACATTGCCGAGAAGATCCACGATTACCTCGAGTTCAACCTGACCAGCCGCCTGTCCCCGAATCCGGACGAGCCGGCGCGCTACGGACTGACCTCGCGCGAGATGGAGGTGGTCGAGCTGCTGTGCTGCGGCCGCACCAACCGCGAGATCGGCGAGTGCCTGAGCATCGGTCTTGCGACGGTGAAGACGCACCTGATCCACATCTTCGAGAAGCTCGGCGTCGAGACCCGCTCCGCCGTCGTGGCGCTGATGTCGCGGCCGCATTAG
- a CDS encoding serine hydrolase — MNSRRIMAAFPSAADEQVTLANWRQHPFSEWAFRNVRELLPTANIARASTPSPLSFAPRYLDDVSFADPRGETVGVGQALRASHTDGIVVSHRGQVAFEWYAHGLAPDTPHLIFSVSKSVAGTLGGILADHGKLDPDAPVTRYIPEMEGSVYGGSCTVRHLLDMSVGIRFDEDYMARDGDVMNYRRSTGWEPPDPTVPPTNLRDYLRTLRPNGTPHGQTFHYVSTNTDVLGWVYERACGISYAKILAQYLWQPMGAEHDAYIAVDSRGAARVAGGICATLRDLARFGEMMRNHGISNGRQVVPGWWVDDIRQNGNAEAWSRGDLTKVFPNGNYRNKWYTIDRNETPFAAVGIHGQWIYIDPESETVIARVSSQPLPMDLDLDHMWMRGYRAIAARLASKA; from the coding sequence ATGAATTCGCGTCGCATCATGGCCGCCTTCCCGTCGGCGGCCGACGAACAAGTCACGCTCGCCAACTGGCGCCAGCATCCCTTCAGCGAGTGGGCATTCCGCAATGTCCGCGAACTGCTGCCGACCGCCAACATCGCGCGCGCTTCGACGCCGTCCCCGCTGTCCTTTGCTCCGCGCTATCTCGACGACGTCAGCTTCGCTGACCCGCGCGGTGAGACGGTCGGCGTCGGCCAGGCGCTGCGCGCAAGCCACACCGACGGCATCGTCGTGTCGCATCGCGGTCAGGTCGCCTTCGAATGGTATGCCCACGGCCTGGCGCCGGATACCCCGCATCTGATTTTCTCGGTCAGCAAATCGGTCGCGGGAACGCTTGGCGGCATCCTGGCCGATCACGGCAAGCTCGATCCCGACGCGCCGGTGACGCGCTACATCCCGGAGATGGAGGGATCGGTCTATGGCGGCAGCTGCACGGTGCGGCACCTGCTCGACATGAGCGTCGGCATCCGCTTCGACGAGGATTATATGGCGCGCGACGGCGACGTCATGAACTACCGGCGCTCGACCGGCTGGGAGCCGCCCGACCCGACCGTGCCGCCGACCAACCTACGCGACTATCTGCGCACGCTGCGGCCGAACGGTACGCCGCATGGCCAAACCTTCCACTACGTCTCGACCAACACCGACGTGCTCGGTTGGGTCTATGAGCGCGCCTGCGGCATATCCTACGCGAAGATCCTCGCGCAGTATCTGTGGCAGCCGATGGGCGCCGAGCACGACGCCTACATCGCCGTCGACTCGCGCGGCGCGGCCCGCGTCGCCGGCGGCATCTGCGCGACACTGCGCGATCTCGCCCGTTTCGGCGAGATGATGCGCAACCACGGCATCAGCAACGGACGGCAGGTGGTGCCTGGCTGGTGGGTCGACGACATCAGGCAGAACGGCAATGCCGAGGCCTGGTCGCGCGGCGATCTGACCAAGGTGTTTCCGAACGGCAACTACCGCAACAAGTGGTACACGATTGATCGCAACGAAACCCCGTTCGCCGCGGTCGGCATCCACGGCCAATGGATCTATATCGATCCGGAGAGCGAGACCGTGATCGCGCGCGTTTCCTCGCAGCCGCTGCCGATGGACCTCGATCTCGATCACATGTGGATGCGCGGCTATCGCGCGATCGCGGCCCGGCTTGCCAGCAAGGCCTGA
- a CDS encoding amidase has product MSADPLHYKSITEISELIRRGEAKASEITEAILGRIAKFDGQFHGYAHVLAERAMAQARQRDAEIAKGIRRGPLHGVPIGLKDLCYTTFAPTAGGTTIHAKFVPSFNATIVDRLELAGAVTLGKLKMTEGAYTSHHPAVQAPLNPWNVNYWVGSSSTGSGVATSAGLCYGSIGSDTGGSIRFPSATCGLTGIKPTWGRVSRYGVFPLADSLDHIGPMCRSAADAAAMLGVIAGADANDPTALRAPVPNYLAGAGDGIRGLRIGVDRRYTQEGIDRQVVAALVQAERALADLGADIREVHFPPYQKLVSQWIAMCSVETAEAHLDTYPSRKSEYGPDLAQLIEQGRTTSGVDIAAIHHERLKFSGSLSAMFEDIDLLLIPTMPVPIPTLTKMSEYGADPNVLLNILRFTAVFDFSGSPTITLPMGMASDQMPLSMQLVGPHLSEDVLVRAGAAFQSVTDWHTRRPPIG; this is encoded by the coding sequence ATGTCAGCGGATCCATTGCACTACAAGTCCATCACCGAGATCTCCGAGCTCATTCGCCGCGGCGAGGCGAAGGCCTCGGAGATCACGGAGGCGATCCTCGGCCGGATCGCGAAGTTCGATGGGCAGTTTCATGGCTATGCGCACGTCCTTGCGGAGCGGGCCATGGCGCAGGCGAGGCAGCGCGATGCGGAGATCGCCAAGGGCATCAGGCGCGGCCCGCTGCATGGCGTTCCGATCGGGCTGAAGGACCTCTGCTACACAACGTTTGCGCCGACCGCGGGCGGCACGACGATCCACGCCAAGTTCGTTCCGTCCTTCAATGCCACGATCGTGGATCGGCTCGAGCTCGCCGGTGCGGTCACGCTCGGCAAGCTCAAGATGACGGAGGGCGCCTATACCAGCCACCATCCGGCCGTTCAGGCCCCGCTCAATCCGTGGAATGTGAACTACTGGGTCGGCTCGTCGTCGACCGGATCGGGCGTCGCGACCTCGGCGGGGCTCTGCTACGGCTCGATCGGCAGCGACACTGGCGGCTCGATCAGGTTTCCGTCGGCGACTTGCGGCTTGACCGGCATCAAGCCGACCTGGGGCCGCGTCAGCCGATACGGCGTCTTCCCGTTGGCGGACTCGCTCGATCACATCGGACCGATGTGCCGCAGCGCGGCCGACGCCGCGGCGATGCTCGGCGTCATCGCCGGCGCGGATGCCAACGATCCGACCGCCTTGCGCGCGCCGGTGCCGAACTATCTGGCCGGGGCAGGCGATGGCATCCGCGGCTTGAGGATCGGCGTCGATCGCAGGTACACCCAGGAGGGGATCGATCGGCAGGTCGTCGCCGCTTTGGTACAGGCCGAGCGCGCGCTTGCCGATCTTGGTGCCGACATCCGCGAGGTGCATTTCCCGCCCTATCAGAAGCTCGTCAGCCAGTGGATTGCGATGTGCTCGGTGGAAACGGCGGAGGCGCATCTGGACACCTACCCGTCGCGGAAGTCGGAATATGGACCGGACCTCGCCCAGCTGATCGAGCAGGGCAGGACGACGAGCGGCGTCGATATCGCTGCGATCCATCACGAGCGGCTGAAGTTCAGCGGTAGCCTCTCCGCGATGTTCGAGGATATCGATCTCTTGCTGATCCCGACGATGCCGGTGCCGATCCCGACGCTCACCAAGATGAGCGAATACGGTGCCGACCCCAACGTCCTCCTGAACATCCTGCGCTTCACGGCGGTGTTCGACTTCTCGGGCAGCCCGACCATCACGCTGCCGATGGGCATGGCGTCGGACCAGATGCCGCTCAGCATGCAGCTGGTTGGCCCGCATCTGTCCGAAGACGTGCTGGTCCGCGCCGGCGCCGCATTCCAATCGGTGACCGACTGGCATACGCGGCGGCCGCCGATCGGATGA
- a CDS encoding SDR family NAD(P)-dependent oxidoreductase gives MDLGLKGAKVLVTGSTKGIGRAIADTFAAEGANVGICARNQADVDAAVTAIKAKGVAAFGGAVDVSDGPALKTWVADMAGKLGGIDVVVANVSALSIGQDEESWEKEFSTDMMGTVRLVNAAMPYLEKSAAAAIVTISSVSGREVDFASGPYGTFKAAIIHYTQGLAYQLAAKGIRANSVSPGNTYFEGGVWNMIKDGNPELYKTALALNPTGRMGTPQEMANAAVFLASRAASFITGTNLVVDGALTRGVQF, from the coding sequence ATGGATCTGGGACTCAAGGGCGCAAAGGTTCTCGTGACCGGCAGCACCAAGGGGATCGGGCGCGCAATCGCCGACACGTTCGCGGCCGAGGGTGCCAATGTCGGCATCTGCGCGCGCAACCAGGCGGATGTCGACGCTGCGGTGACCGCGATCAAGGCCAAGGGCGTCGCGGCATTCGGCGGCGCGGTCGACGTCTCCGACGGACCGGCGCTGAAGACCTGGGTCGCCGACATGGCTGGAAAGCTCGGCGGCATCGATGTCGTGGTCGCCAATGTCAGCGCGCTGTCGATCGGGCAGGACGAGGAAAGCTGGGAGAAGGAGTTCTCCACCGACATGATGGGGACGGTGCGGCTGGTTAACGCGGCGATGCCCTATCTTGAGAAGAGCGCGGCGGCGGCGATCGTCACGATCTCCAGCGTGTCGGGGCGCGAGGTCGATTTCGCCAGCGGTCCTTACGGCACCTTCAAGGCCGCCATCATCCACTACACGCAGGGCCTCGCCTACCAGCTCGCGGCGAAAGGCATCCGGGCCAATTCGGTGTCGCCGGGGAATACCTATTTCGAGGGCGGCGTCTGGAACATGATCAAGGACGGCAATCCCGAACTGTACAAGACCGCGCTGGCGCTCAACCCGACCGGCCGTATGGGCACGCCACAGGAGATGGCGAACGCCGCGGTGTTCCTGGCGAGCAGGGCGGCGAGCTTCATCACGGGGACCAACCTCGTCGTGGACGGCGCCTTGACGCGCGGTGTTCAGTTCTAG
- a CDS encoding ABC transporter ATP-binding protein, with product MPTDRILDVSGLWAGYGATPILQGVSMTVSRGEIVGVIGRNGVGKSTLMRCLIGLLQSWRGTITFMDQDVTQLEADARARAGFGYIPQGRDVFPQMSVEENLQVGELIGGPDGKKLPELVYAYFPRLKERRRQIAGTMSGGEQQQLAIGRALIGNPSLMILDEPSEGIQPSIVQHICEALQSFRAELGTTIIFVEQNLDTILAIAQRCYIMEKGKITRSLAGEEVNADNVRAQLLL from the coding sequence ATGCCCACTGATCGTATCCTGGACGTATCGGGGCTCTGGGCGGGCTACGGCGCGACGCCGATCCTGCAGGGCGTCAGCATGACGGTCTCGCGCGGCGAGATCGTCGGCGTGATCGGCCGCAATGGCGTCGGCAAGTCGACCTTGATGCGCTGCCTGATCGGGCTGCTGCAGTCCTGGCGCGGCACCATCACCTTCATGGATCAGGATGTCACGCAGCTCGAGGCCGATGCGCGGGCGCGCGCCGGCTTCGGCTACATCCCGCAGGGCCGCGACGTGTTTCCGCAAATGAGCGTCGAGGAGAATTTGCAGGTCGGCGAGCTGATCGGCGGACCCGACGGAAAGAAGCTGCCGGAACTCGTCTACGCGTATTTTCCGCGCCTGAAGGAGCGCCGGCGCCAGATTGCGGGCACCATGTCGGGCGGCGAGCAGCAGCAGCTTGCGATCGGCCGCGCACTGATCGGTAATCCCTCGCTGATGATCCTCGACGAGCCGTCCGAGGGCATCCAGCCCTCGATCGTGCAGCACATCTGCGAGGCGCTGCAATCGTTCCGCGCCGAGCTCGGCACCACGATCATCTTCGTCGAGCAGAACCTCGACACCATCCTGGCGATCGCCCAGCGCTGCTACATCATGGAGAAGGGCAAGATCACGCGATCGCTGGCCGGCGAGGAGGTCAACGCGGACAATGTTCGCGCGCAGCTGCTGCTTTGA
- a CDS encoding ABC transporter ATP-binding protein, with the protein MALVDVKGVSKRFGGLTAVSDVDLTVNAGEVHCLIGPNGAGKSTLFKLIVGFYPPSTGSIFFDSVDITAERPYARVQRGMSIKMQAPSVFKELPVRQNIQIALQERLSGAECRAEEERLLALLNLADDSGKLAGALSHGQQQWLEIGMALALQPQLLLLDEPTAGMSPEETYKTGELIKSFNAEGMTVLVVEHDMAFVRQVAQRVTVLHLGKIFARGSLESILEDEKVAEIYLGKTHAH; encoded by the coding sequence ATGGCACTGGTCGATGTAAAAGGTGTCTCCAAGCGCTTCGGTGGATTGACCGCCGTCTCCGACGTCGACCTGACGGTCAATGCCGGCGAGGTCCATTGCCTGATCGGGCCCAACGGGGCCGGGAAGAGCACGTTGTTCAAGCTGATCGTCGGCTTCTATCCGCCGAGCACCGGCAGCATCTTCTTCGACTCCGTCGATATCACCGCGGAGCGACCCTACGCGCGGGTGCAACGCGGCATGAGCATCAAGATGCAGGCGCCGAGCGTGTTCAAGGAACTGCCGGTGCGGCAGAACATCCAGATCGCGCTGCAGGAGCGGCTTTCGGGCGCGGAATGCCGGGCTGAGGAGGAGCGGCTGCTGGCGCTGCTCAATCTGGCTGATGATAGCGGCAAGCTCGCCGGTGCGCTGTCGCATGGCCAGCAGCAATGGCTGGAGATCGGGATGGCGCTGGCGTTGCAGCCGCAGCTCTTGCTGCTGGACGAGCCGACCGCGGGCATGTCGCCGGAAGAGACCTACAAGACCGGCGAACTGATCAAGTCGTTCAATGCCGAGGGCATGACGGTTCTTGTCGTCGAGCACGACATGGCATTCGTGCGTCAGGTCGCCCAGCGCGTCACCGTTCTGCATCTTGGCAAGATCTTCGCGCGCGGCAGCCTCGAGTCCATTCTGGAAGACGAGAAGGTCGCGGAAATCTATCTGGGTAAGACCCATGCCCACTGA
- a CDS encoding branched-chain amino acid ABC transporter permease: MLKLLDGPQTLGRGKNFWSCFLVVLAGALIYPLFADSYDVGNFAYFLIWIFMALGLCLMWGYGGMLSFGQTFFFGIAGYGYGVLAINMGGGTATIAALVLSVVIAMMAAGVLGYFMIWGGISGIFFGIVTLSATLVLAFFLGQTAGPEWHIGPARLNGFNGMKGMDPLTVGSFDIEGSALYYLMIALIVIVYIALRMLVNSSIGNVIVATRENPQRAEMLGYDVRKYQLLTFVIGSGLAGLSGALYTSWGQFITPSSIGLPAAAMPIVWVAFSGRNDLTATLVGSFLLLFGFQTITVYSQQAALVLMGVLLLATVMLAPQGFVLGIGKLVVDWWTRRRRRDEAPALADAGRLQSDET; this comes from the coding sequence ATGTTGAAGCTGCTCGACGGTCCGCAGACGCTCGGACGCGGAAAGAACTTCTGGTCCTGCTTTCTCGTCGTGCTGGCGGGCGCGCTGATCTATCCGCTGTTCGCCGACTCCTATGATGTCGGAAACTTTGCCTACTTCCTGATCTGGATCTTCATGGCGCTCGGCCTCTGCCTGATGTGGGGCTACGGCGGCATGCTATCGTTTGGCCAAACCTTCTTCTTCGGCATCGCAGGCTACGGCTACGGCGTGCTCGCCATCAACATGGGCGGGGGAACGGCCACCATCGCCGCGCTCGTGCTCTCGGTTGTCATCGCGATGATGGCGGCGGGGGTCCTCGGCTATTTCATGATCTGGGGTGGCATCAGCGGGATTTTCTTCGGCATCGTGACGCTTTCGGCAACGCTGGTGCTGGCTTTCTTCCTCGGGCAGACGGCCGGGCCGGAATGGCATATCGGTCCGGCGCGGCTGAACGGCTTCAACGGCATGAAGGGAATGGACCCGCTCACGGTCGGCAGCTTCGATATCGAGGGATCGGCGCTCTATTACCTCATGATCGCATTGATCGTGATCGTCTACATCGCGCTGCGCATGCTGGTGAACTCGAGCATCGGCAATGTGATCGTGGCGACGCGGGAAAATCCGCAGCGCGCCGAGATGCTCGGCTACGACGTCCGCAAGTATCAGCTCCTGACGTTCGTGATCGGCAGCGGCCTCGCGGGGCTGAGCGGCGCGCTGTACACGTCCTGGGGGCAGTTCATCACGCCGTCCAGCATCGGTCTGCCCGCGGCCGCGATGCCGATCGTGTGGGTAGCGTTCTCCGGACGCAATGATCTGACCGCGACCCTGGTCGGATCGTTCCTGCTGCTGTTCGGCTTCCAGACCATCACGGTCTACAGCCAGCAGGCGGCGCTGGTGCTGATGGGCGTACTTCTGCTCGCGACCGTGATGCTGGCGCCGCAGGGTTTTGTGCTCGGTATCGGCAAGCTCGTTGTCGACTGGTGGACCAGGCGCCGACGGCGCGACGAAGCCCCCGCGCTGGCGGATGCCGGCCGTCTGCAATCGGATGAGACCTGA
- a CDS encoding branched-chain amino acid ABC transporter permease gives MSAELFSLFYQFADVFAFLILSAAGLAIVFGMMGVINMAHGEFIMCGAYVTVGLVNLGVPLPIAQILAALTAGIIGMIVELLIVRRFYKRPLDSLLATWGLSLIVTQSMLLIVGSAVRGIGTPEGSFAIGGYTFSTYRLVLFGCAVAVLAGLYIIFMKTRFGVIARATMQNAAMAKALGARTGRIYSISFGIGTALAGLCGALYAPTMTLIPTMGATFVVESFVTVVIGGANVLLGTAPAAVFLAMIRMALNASYGQIIGQIGMLFAVILIIRVLPEGLSSVLVRRGR, from the coding sequence ATGTCGGCTGAACTCTTCTCGCTATTCTATCAGTTCGCCGACGTGTTCGCGTTCCTGATCCTGTCGGCCGCGGGCCTTGCCATCGTGTTCGGCATGATGGGCGTCATCAACATGGCGCATGGCGAGTTCATCATGTGCGGGGCCTATGTGACGGTCGGGCTCGTGAATCTCGGCGTGCCGCTCCCGATCGCCCAGATTCTGGCCGCGCTGACGGCGGGGATCATCGGCATGATCGTTGAGTTGCTGATCGTGCGGCGCTTCTACAAACGTCCGCTCGACTCGCTGCTCGCCACCTGGGGCCTCAGCCTGATCGTGACGCAGTCGATGCTGCTGATTGTCGGGTCCGCGGTGCGCGGCATCGGCACGCCGGAAGGAAGTTTTGCGATCGGCGGTTACACGTTCTCGACCTATCGCCTCGTGCTGTTCGGCTGTGCGGTGGCCGTGCTGGCCGGCCTCTACATCATCTTCATGAAGACGCGCTTTGGCGTGATCGCGCGCGCCACGATGCAGAATGCGGCAATGGCGAAGGCGCTCGGCGCACGCACCGGCCGCATCTATTCCATCAGTTTCGGGATCGGCACGGCGCTCGCAGGGCTCTGCGGTGCGCTCTACGCGCCGACCATGACGCTGATCCCGACCATGGGCGCGACCTTCGTGGTCGAGAGCTTTGTCACCGTCGTGATCGGCGGCGCCAATGTCCTGCTCGGAACCGCACCGGCGGCAGTGTTCCTGGCGATGATCAGGATGGCGCTCAATGCGAGCTACGGGCAGATCATCGGGCAGATCGGCATGCTGTTTGCCGTGATCCTGATCATACGGGTGCTGCCTGAAGGGCTATCGAGCGTGCTGGTTCGTCGTGGGCGCTAG
- a CDS encoding urea ABC transporter substrate-binding protein gives MALLGAVLGTAVIGAAQAADPPLKVGLLEDVSGDLAFMGMPKLHGSQLAVEEINKSGGILGRQIELIHLDPQGDNARYQEFGRRLLNRDKVDVLIGGITSASREALRPIVDRTTTPYFYTNQYEGGVCDASMVSMGAVPEQQFSTLIPWMVQKFGKKVYVIAADYNFGQISAEWNRKIMKDLGGEVVGEEFIPLGVSQFAQTIQNIQKAKPDWLLTINVGAAQDSFFEQASAANLNLPMGSSIKVMLGFEHKRFKPPALNNMHATANWFEEIDTPEANDFKKRWHAKFPDELYINDMGYNAYNALYMYKALVEKAKSTKLEDMRKVIATGDACIDAPEGKVCIDPKSQHTSHRMRLISVGPKHEVTVEKDYGTIQPYWLGEIGCDLTKKNDKDQYTPSHLPSKS, from the coding sequence ATGGCTTTGCTTGGTGCCGTACTCGGGACGGCTGTCATTGGTGCTGCTCAGGCGGCCGATCCGCCGTTGAAGGTCGGCTTGCTGGAGGACGTCTCCGGCGATCTGGCTTTCATGGGTATGCCGAAGCTGCATGGATCGCAGCTCGCGGTCGAGGAGATCAACAAAAGCGGCGGCATTCTCGGCCGCCAGATCGAGCTAATTCACCTTGATCCCCAAGGTGACAATGCCCGCTATCAGGAGTTCGGCCGAAGGCTGCTCAACCGCGACAAGGTCGACGTGCTGATCGGCGGCATTACCTCGGCGTCGCGCGAGGCATTGCGTCCGATCGTCGATCGTACCACCACGCCGTACTTCTACACGAACCAATATGAAGGCGGCGTCTGCGATGCCAGCATGGTCAGCATGGGCGCGGTGCCGGAGCAGCAGTTCTCGACCCTGATCCCCTGGATGGTTCAGAAGTTCGGCAAGAAGGTCTACGTCATCGCGGCCGACTATAATTTCGGCCAGATCTCGGCGGAGTGGAACCGCAAGATCATGAAGGACCTCGGCGGCGAGGTCGTGGGCGAGGAGTTCATCCCGCTCGGCGTATCGCAGTTCGCGCAGACCATCCAGAATATCCAGAAGGCGAAGCCGGATTGGCTGCTGACGATCAATGTCGGTGCCGCGCAGGACTCGTTCTTCGAGCAGGCGTCCGCCGCCAACCTCAATTTGCCGATGGGGTCCTCGATCAAGGTCATGCTCGGCTTCGAGCACAAGCGGTTCAAGCCGCCGGCGCTCAACAACATGCATGCGACTGCCAACTGGTTCGAGGAGATCGACACGCCCGAAGCCAACGACTTCAAGAAGCGCTGGCACGCCAAGTTCCCCGACGAGCTCTACATCAACGACATGGGCTACAATGCCTATAACGCGCTCTACATGTACAAGGCACTGGTCGAGAAGGCGAAGTCGACGAAGCTCGAGGACATGCGCAAGGTGATCGCGACCGGTGATGCCTGCATCGACGCCCCCGAGGGCAAGGTCTGCATCGATCCGAAGAGCCAGCATACGTCGCACCGCATGCGCCTGATTTCGGTCGGGCCCAAGCATGAGGTGACCGTCGAGAAGGACTACGGAACCATCCAGCCATACTGGCTCGGCGAGATCGGCTGCGACCTCACCAAGAAGAACGACAAGGATCAGTACACGCCGAGTCATCTTCCCAGCAAATCGTGA
- a CDS encoding acetamidase/formamidase family protein, which yields MTEDWLKSSIMAKRAVAKGATGTTHSLTIEQQGGFHYVYGPYAKPTLSIDPGGVVVVETEDAFGGVLTSETDSPTAKLNFPYLNPQCGPIAVKGARKGDCLAVYIRDVETRGAQPAGTTCIIPEFGGLVGTASTALLNPPLPERVKKLHVDRNGVRWNDKITLPYEPFIGTIGVSPEIEAISSLQPDYHGGNMDLPDVAPGSIIYFPVHTEGGLLYVGDCHATQGDGELSGVALEQRATVTLQIDLIKNWSFAWPRLETRDFIMTIGSARPLEDAARIAYRELVRWMSADYGFDEIDAYMLLSQAGRMRLGNMVDPKYTMGASILKNYLKA from the coding sequence ATGACCGAAGACTGGTTGAAGAGTTCCATCATGGCCAAGCGCGCCGTCGCCAAGGGTGCGACCGGCACGACCCATAGTTTGACGATCGAGCAACAGGGCGGCTTCCATTACGTCTATGGACCCTATGCCAAGCCGACCCTGTCGATCGATCCGGGCGGGGTGGTCGTCGTCGAGACCGAAGATGCCTTCGGCGGCGTGCTCACCAGCGAGACCGACAGCCCCACGGCGAAGCTGAATTTCCCTTACCTGAACCCGCAATGCGGGCCGATCGCGGTCAAGGGCGCCAGGAAGGGCGATTGCCTCGCCGTCTATATCCGCGACGTCGAGACCCGCGGCGCGCAGCCGGCAGGCACCACCTGCATCATTCCGGAGTTCGGCGGCTTGGTCGGAACCGCGTCCACGGCGCTGCTCAATCCGCCGCTGCCGGAGCGCGTCAAGAAGCTGCATGTCGACCGCAACGGCGTGCGCTGGAACGACAAGATCACGCTGCCCTATGAGCCGTTCATCGGCACGATCGGCGTGTCGCCCGAGATCGAGGCGATCTCTTCGCTGCAGCCCGACTATCACGGCGGCAACATGGACCTGCCAGACGTCGCGCCTGGCTCGATCATCTATTTTCCGGTGCATACCGAGGGCGGGTTGCTCTATGTCGGCGACTGCCACGCCACGCAGGGCGACGGCGAACTCTCGGGCGTCGCGCTCGAACAGCGCGCCACCGTCACGCTGCAGATCGATCTGATCAAGAACTGGAGCTTCGCCTGGCCGCGGCTCGAGACGCGCGACTTCATCATGACGATCGGCAGCGCGCGGCCGCTCGAGGACGCGGCGCGGATCGCCTATCGCGAGCTCGTGCGCTGGATGAGCGCGGACTACGGCTTCGACGAGATCGACGCCTACATGCTGCTCAGCCAGGCCGGCCGCATGCGGCTCGGCAACATGGTCGACCCCAAATACACGATGGGGGCGTCGATCCTGAAGAATTACCTCAAGGCGTGA